One stretch of Rosistilla oblonga DNA includes these proteins:
- the ccsA gene encoding cytochrome c biogenesis protein, producing MATATADRNRDTGLEINASVMSVLTFLGSLKWTVALFALSIVIILAGTLAQDEMNMQQVKDAYFTSWVSRVYIDDFVPQPFYFHEHRIGANSLMPDGAWFPFPGGKLIGFALLINLIAAKITRFHIRATGTRLVAGIAVCAVGVGVLLAIVFGASNAEGLQGQPPSYPMVWYGLCAMVFLSLAGSVAGIVSAPRRGWKYAFGVLAILFGAGAIAILLGFTIGEPGLRIVWQMAKGLGVASILLVGCLLLFGQQGGNLLLHFGVALLMIGQFAFGDRQLEQRLILSQRESSNTLINMDQVELAFMDKSKEGETQVIAIPDSMLASYEGSDSRISDPRLPFEIEVVDYMPNSQVTDEGENPADTGLGLRLAVKEAAPVGGASEGTNIVSAYVRFYAKGQTEPLGTFLVSQYLNDAEKLFSGGSFTDSFDILEANDKEYGVGLRYARVPKPYWIQLSEVRRVNYSGTETPRDYSSFIRIVDPETGEDRQERIWMNNPLRYRGETFYQSQYLESPGGSKATVLQVVRNEGWLIPYVACGIVGLGMMVHFIGTLDRFVGRREREEKKKPAPEKSGSRWPIVATVAIVAFYQISMLVPPTVWQSMSSRDSQAREMDMYQAGAIPIMSGGRVLPLDQFARDAMKLVSNKDSLPTAKAPQALVDRVGKKLSAMEWFFEAIGDRDEILDFPMIRIDATEVLSEVGLSERTDKRYSFRELQPSFGKIETIAKATRDKEPQSLSFKENAIMQLYRRLNHFLMVKQVFREPLRVDDLSEKEIPEGMSLRDLREAVLRVNTMQVREVLQVGGPAIFPPQENADSEIEGTQPEWKMYAPAALEAYAAELDDADAGIPGLAGFDAMRTAYEQDDPQAFNAGLETMLASVDAAKPSNMQPWRVRLERWLVGTHSSVAAFTVYVLALLISLYCLMIKSPRAQRTAFYLIGCSLVLHTVILVVRMMITGRAPVINLYSSAVFISWAGVLFGMGLERIYRHGIGNVVAAMCGVFGLLVAYSLNSGDTMPVLQAVLDTQFWLSTHVVTITLGYTATFLAGILGILYLCFSKRISPKLFAYRRDIYRMIYGVCCFGILFSFIGTVLGGLWADDSWGRFWGWDPKENGALLIVIWCALMLHARWDGMVGERGFATLAVGGNIITAWSWFGTNQLGFGLHSYGGQDSVKMALVAFVASQLLIIGLGVGGSMMKSKKPADSSSAT from the coding sequence ATGGCAACCGCAACTGCAGATCGCAACCGCGATACGGGACTGGAAATCAACGCATCGGTGATGTCGGTGCTCACGTTTTTAGGTTCGCTGAAGTGGACCGTGGCGTTGTTTGCACTTTCGATCGTGATCATCTTGGCCGGCACGCTGGCTCAAGATGAAATGAACATGCAGCAAGTCAAAGACGCCTACTTCACCAGCTGGGTGAGCCGCGTTTACATCGACGATTTTGTCCCCCAGCCGTTCTACTTTCACGAACATCGTATCGGGGCCAATTCGTTGATGCCCGACGGTGCCTGGTTCCCCTTCCCCGGCGGCAAACTTATCGGGTTTGCACTGCTGATCAACTTGATCGCTGCCAAGATCACGCGGTTCCATATCCGTGCGACAGGTACGCGGTTGGTCGCCGGAATCGCTGTCTGTGCCGTCGGCGTGGGCGTCCTGTTAGCGATCGTGTTTGGTGCTTCCAACGCCGAAGGATTGCAGGGGCAACCGCCTTCGTACCCGATGGTTTGGTATGGGCTGTGCGCGATGGTCTTCCTGTCGCTGGCCGGATCGGTCGCCGGGATCGTCTCTGCGCCGCGCCGCGGTTGGAAATACGCGTTTGGAGTTCTGGCGATCCTGTTTGGTGCCGGAGCGATCGCGATCCTGCTGGGGTTCACGATCGGCGAACCGGGGCTGCGGATCGTTTGGCAGATGGCTAAGGGCCTTGGCGTAGCCAGCATCCTGTTGGTGGGATGCCTGTTGCTGTTTGGTCAGCAAGGTGGCAATCTGTTGCTGCACTTCGGCGTCGCGCTGTTGATGATCGGCCAGTTTGCCTTTGGCGATCGCCAATTGGAACAACGATTGATTCTCTCGCAACGCGAATCGTCTAACACTTTGATTAACATGGACCAAGTCGAGCTTGCGTTCATGGATAAATCGAAAGAAGGGGAGACGCAGGTGATTGCGATTCCCGATTCGATGCTGGCTTCGTACGAAGGAAGCGATTCGCGAATCAGCGATCCGCGTCTGCCGTTCGAGATCGAAGTCGTCGATTACATGCCCAATTCGCAAGTTACCGACGAGGGAGAGAATCCCGCCGACACGGGACTTGGTCTACGACTGGCTGTCAAAGAGGCAGCTCCGGTGGGCGGTGCCAGCGAAGGGACCAACATTGTATCGGCGTACGTCCGGTTTTATGCCAAGGGGCAGACCGAACCGCTGGGGACGTTCTTGGTGTCGCAATACCTGAACGATGCGGAAAAGCTGTTCAGCGGCGGTTCCTTCACCGACAGCTTTGATATCCTCGAAGCGAACGATAAAGAGTATGGCGTCGGTTTGCGTTACGCTCGTGTTCCCAAACCGTATTGGATCCAATTGTCAGAGGTTCGCCGCGTGAATTACAGCGGCACCGAGACGCCTCGCGATTACAGTTCCTTCATCCGAATCGTCGACCCCGAAACGGGCGAGGATCGCCAAGAGCGGATTTGGATGAACAACCCGCTGCGTTATCGTGGCGAGACGTTTTATCAATCGCAGTATTTGGAATCGCCCGGCGGATCCAAAGCGACAGTTTTGCAAGTCGTCCGCAACGAGGGCTGGTTGATTCCGTACGTCGCCTGCGGCATCGTCGGCTTGGGAATGATGGTCCACTTCATCGGAACCCTCGACCGATTTGTCGGTCGCCGCGAACGCGAAGAAAAAAAGAAACCGGCCCCCGAAAAGTCGGGCAGCCGCTGGCCGATCGTTGCCACGGTGGCGATCGTCGCGTTCTATCAGATCAGCATGTTGGTTCCACCGACAGTTTGGCAGAGCATGTCCAGTCGCGATTCGCAGGCTCGCGAGATGGACATGTACCAAGCCGGCGCGATCCCGATCATGTCGGGTGGCCGCGTGTTGCCGTTGGATCAATTTGCTCGCGACGCGATGAAACTGGTCAGCAACAAAGATTCGCTGCCCACGGCGAAGGCTCCGCAAGCGTTGGTCGATCGCGTCGGCAAGAAGCTGTCGGCGATGGAGTGGTTCTTCGAAGCGATTGGAGACCGCGACGAGATCCTCGATTTCCCAATGATCCGGATCGACGCGACCGAGGTGCTTAGCGAAGTTGGTTTGTCCGAACGAACCGATAAACGCTACAGCTTCCGCGAACTGCAACCTTCGTTTGGCAAGATCGAAACGATCGCCAAGGCGACCCGCGACAAGGAACCTCAATCGCTCAGCTTCAAAGAAAACGCGATCATGCAATTGTATCGCCGCTTGAATCATTTCCTGATGGTCAAGCAGGTCTTCCGCGAACCGTTGCGAGTCGACGACTTGAGCGAGAAGGAGATCCCCGAAGGGATGTCGTTGCGAGATCTTCGCGAAGCGGTGTTGCGAGTCAACACGATGCAGGTTCGCGAAGTGTTACAAGTCGGCGGACCGGCGATCTTCCCACCGCAAGAAAACGCGGACAGCGAAATCGAAGGAACCCAGCCCGAGTGGAAGATGTACGCTCCGGCAGCGTTGGAAGCCTACGCAGCCGAACTGGACGATGCCGATGCGGGGATTCCTGGGCTGGCAGGTTTCGACGCGATGCGAACCGCATACGAACAAGACGATCCGCAAGCGTTTAACGCGGGGCTGGAAACGATGTTGGCTTCGGTCGACGCTGCCAAACCTAGCAACATGCAGCCCTGGCGAGTCCGTTTGGAACGCTGGTTGGTCGGCACGCATTCGAGCGTCGCCGCATTCACCGTCTACGTGCTAGCGCTGCTGATCTCGCTGTATTGTTTGATGATCAAATCGCCGCGAGCGCAGCGGACTGCCTTCTATCTGATCGGTTGTTCGTTGGTCCTGCACACCGTGATCCTCGTCGTTCGGATGATGATTACCGGTCGCGCTCCAGTGATCAATCTCTATTCGTCGGCGGTCTTCATCTCGTGGGCCGGTGTGCTGTTTGGAATGGGATTGGAACGGATCTACCGGCATGGCATCGGCAACGTCGTCGCTGCAATGTGTGGCGTGTTTGGGTTGTTGGTCGCGTACAGCTTAAATTCCGGCGATACGATGCCGGTGTTGCAAGCTGTCTTGGACACCCAGTTCTGGTTGTCGACGCACGTCGTCACGATCACACTCGGTTATACCGCCACCTTCTTGGCGGGCATCCTTGGAATCTTGTATCTGTGCTTCTCAAAACGCATCAGCCCCAAGCTGTTTGCTTATCGCCGCGATATCTACCGGATGATCTACGGCGTCTGCTGCTTTGGAATTCTGTTCAGCTTCATCGGCACCGTGTTGGGCGGCTTGTGGGCCGACGACAGTTGGGGCCGCTTCTGGGGCTGGGATCCGAAAGAGAACGGCGCTCTGCTGATCGTGATCTGGTGCGCTCTGATGTTGCACGCCCGTTGGGACGGCATGGTCGGCGAGCGAGGCTTTGCCACGTTGGCTGTCGGTGGGAATATCATCACCGCGTGGAGCTGGTTCGGAACGAATCAACTCGGTTTCGGCCTGCACTCTTACGGCGGACAGGACAGCGTCAAAATGGCGCTTGTCGCGTTTGTCGCCAGCCAGTTGCTGATCATTGGGCTTGGCGTCGGCGGATCGATGATGAAGTCGAAGAAACCGGCTGACAGTTCGTCGGCAACTTAA
- a CDS encoding TolC family protein, giving the protein MKRFTTCLTSCLALSLAGCAGTGPKPRVAQNEAPANEGYVAAESAGGPAVANKPVIETVAYRFGQQATESDAAADATEIPTAAQPTATVQLVPAAVDAPQAAFPTNDSVVVPADNTIYNGPAYTLADLEQLALSNNPSIAAAYAANNKAAGLRRQVGVRPNPTMGYSAQQLADEQTDQHLLFLEQEFVRGDKLELNRSVLSHTASAQRWETETQRYRVLTDVRIRFFEALAAQQQLDATREFEAVARRGVDVATQRQEAEEGTLIEVLQAQTMLSEITLAAERTEVAYRGAWQDLAAIAGLPTSTPARLLAELEPPAHTPDWDTAYGSIVAQSPEMSVANALVCEKAALLKRQQVQMTPNVTGQLGAGFDNGTDSGMINVQLSAPIPVWNKNAGNISAAYADYRRAVQNVKRVEQSIKSRLARTAQDYDATMASVQKYQQEIIPQATKSLELSEEGYKAGELEFLQVLIVRRSYYDSMMRFIEAKGQLAQANAKVDGLLLTGGLDAPQDYTDGDGIRGASFGGQ; this is encoded by the coding sequence ATGAAACGCTTCACAACCTGTTTGACGAGCTGTTTGGCCCTTTCGCTGGCTGGCTGCGCCGGGACCGGCCCCAAACCTCGGGTCGCCCAAAACGAAGCCCCCGCAAACGAAGGTTATGTCGCTGCGGAATCTGCCGGCGGCCCAGCGGTAGCAAACAAACCGGTGATCGAAACGGTAGCCTACCGCTTCGGGCAGCAGGCGACCGAATCGGACGCCGCTGCAGATGCCACCGAGATTCCAACTGCGGCCCAGCCAACCGCGACAGTCCAGTTGGTGCCCGCAGCCGTCGACGCTCCCCAAGCGGCATTCCCAACCAACGATTCGGTGGTCGTTCCCGCGGATAACACGATCTACAACGGGCCAGCCTACACGCTGGCAGATCTGGAGCAGTTGGCGCTCAGCAATAATCCATCGATCGCTGCGGCCTACGCCGCAAACAACAAAGCGGCTGGCCTGCGCCGCCAAGTCGGCGTGCGTCCCAACCCAACGATGGGCTATTCGGCGCAACAGCTGGCCGACGAACAAACCGACCAACATCTGTTGTTTCTCGAACAGGAGTTTGTCCGTGGCGACAAACTGGAACTGAACCGATCGGTCCTTTCGCATACCGCATCGGCACAGCGATGGGAAACCGAGACACAGCGGTACCGCGTCTTAACCGACGTTCGCATCCGCTTCTTCGAAGCTCTCGCCGCCCAACAGCAGCTCGATGCGACGCGTGAATTCGAAGCGGTTGCGCGCCGCGGTGTCGACGTCGCGACGCAACGCCAAGAAGCAGAGGAAGGGACGCTGATCGAAGTCCTGCAGGCCCAGACGATGCTCAGCGAAATCACGCTGGCAGCCGAACGGACCGAGGTTGCCTATCGCGGAGCTTGGCAGGACCTCGCCGCGATCGCAGGTCTACCGACATCCACCCCAGCCCGATTGTTAGCAGAACTCGAACCACCGGCTCACACTCCCGATTGGGATACGGCTTACGGATCGATCGTCGCGCAAAGCCCCGAGATGTCGGTTGCCAACGCCTTGGTCTGCGAGAAGGCTGCGTTGCTGAAGCGTCAGCAAGTGCAGATGACGCCAAACGTCACCGGCCAACTGGGAGCCGGATTCGACAACGGCACCGATTCGGGAATGATCAACGTGCAACTGTCGGCCCCGATTCCGGTTTGGAACAAAAACGCGGGGAACATCTCCGCCGCCTACGCCGACTATCGCCGCGCGGTGCAGAACGTCAAACGGGTTGAACAATCGATCAAGTCGCGTTTGGCCCGGACCGCTCAAGATTACGACGCCACGATGGCGTCGGTGCAAAAGTATCAACAAGAGATCATCCCGCAAGCGACCAAGAGTCTGGAACTGTCCGAAGAGGGCTACAAAGCGGGCGAACTCGAGTTCTTGCAGGTCTTGATCGTTCGCCGCAGCTACTACGATTCGATGATGCGATTCATCGAAGCCAAGGGCCAGTTGGCTCAAGCCAACGCAAAGGTTGACGGCCTGCTGCTGACCGGCGGACTCGATGCACCGCAAGACTACACCGACGGCGACGGAATTCGCGGTGCCTCGTTTGGCGGTCAATAA
- a CDS encoding alpha/beta hydrolase, translating to MNIHQLTSAVLLGVLAIGAVAAAEDSQDREPAEYSVRFDLAYKTEGDQSLLADVYQPAGVVDSCPIVLVVHGGAWMSGDKALPATYARMFAQHGIAAVSINYRLAPAHKFPAQLDDVRAALAWVHDHAEENRWDLKRLGLFGYSAGAHLSCMIAMLDDEPAETVAKTTQLSADDLCWGKLPRPLAVVAGGTPADFRDLPLDNSLLAYFFGGTRRERPEAYEFGSPAVLVSGGDPPTLFYHGTRDLLVPIAGAESLFQRQQKLKIDSEFVRVEGLGHLLSFMDAGARANVLRFMKSHLSPAAD from the coding sequence ATGAACATTCATCAACTGACATCTGCCGTGCTTCTTGGCGTTCTGGCAATTGGCGCGGTCGCCGCGGCGGAGGATTCCCAGGATCGCGAGCCGGCGGAGTATTCGGTCCGCTTCGATCTGGCATATAAGACCGAGGGCGATCAGTCGCTGTTGGCCGACGTCTACCAGCCGGCGGGCGTCGTCGACAGCTGTCCCATCGTTTTGGTGGTTCACGGCGGGGCTTGGATGAGTGGCGACAAAGCGTTGCCGGCAACCTACGCGCGAATGTTCGCCCAGCACGGGATCGCGGCGGTTTCGATCAATTATCGCCTGGCACCAGCTCATAAGTTCCCCGCTCAATTGGACGACGTCCGCGCCGCGTTGGCGTGGGTTCACGATCACGCGGAGGAGAATCGCTGGGATTTGAAGCGGCTTGGCTTGTTCGGCTACAGTGCCGGTGCCCACCTCAGCTGCATGATCGCGATGCTGGACGACGAACCGGCGGAGACCGTTGCCAAAACGACGCAGTTGTCGGCTGACGATTTGTGCTGGGGCAAGCTGCCTCGCCCGCTGGCTGTCGTCGCCGGCGGGACCCCAGCCGATTTCCGCGATCTGCCGCTGGACAATTCGCTGTTGGCCTACTTCTTCGGCGGCACGCGACGCGAACGTCCCGAGGCTTATGAATTTGGGTCGCCCGCGGTTTTGGTGAGCGGCGGCGATCCGCCGACGCTCTTTTATCATGGCACCCGCGACCTGTTGGTTCCGATCGCCGGTGCCGAATCGCTTTTCCAACGCCAACAGAAATTGAAGATCGACAGCGAGTTTGTCCGCGTCGAGGGGCTGGGGCATCTGTTGTCGTTCATGGACGCCGGGGCCCGGGCGAATGTGCTGAGATTTATGAAATCCCACCTGTCGCCCGCGGCCGATTGA
- the groES gene encoding co-chaperone GroES gives MAAATKSKTKIGLQPLGDRLVVQREESEETTAGGIVLPGSAQEKPARGTVVALGDGKLLDDGTRAASQVAVGDRVIFSSYAGETVETQDQEYLLMREDDILAVIEG, from the coding sequence ATGGCAGCAGCAACAAAATCGAAGACAAAGATTGGACTGCAACCGCTCGGCGATCGTTTGGTCGTGCAACGTGAAGAATCCGAAGAGACCACCGCTGGTGGAATCGTGTTGCCGGGTTCGGCACAAGAGAAGCCCGCCCGCGGAACTGTTGTCGCTTTGGGCGACGGCAAGCTGTTGGACGATGGCACGCGAGCAGCGTCTCAAGTGGCAGTTGGCGATCGCGTGATCTTCAGCAGCTACGCTGGCGAGACCGTCGAAACTCAAGACCAAGAATACCTGTTGATGCGTGAAGACGACATTTTGGCCGTCATCGAAGGCTAG
- a CDS encoding DUF1559 domain-containing protein, giving the protein MATSFLFNDRFKTLSTAKQRKTAGFTLVELLVVIAIIGILVGLLLPAVQAAREAARRMQCGNNMKQLGLALHNYASTYNEAFPNNGWSYTGGYPADFSPFAKLLAYVEQENLQNLIDFNIYMGHPAIADLPLELRTAAATRVPTFECPSDVGADLHSMTLPSGTVIDVAGTSYAMNQGSGMDGAFHPGNGTPSNGLCWIGSKIKFRDVIDGTSNTIAFAETTIGVGTDIASPTPIQDVRQYRANTSTVDVATVNLANSSGLSGVQGSITSWRGDRNHYWLRGSVPSGPVMNGSLTPNSEVPDMVVGSSKMTAARSYHPGVAVVCLVDGSVRNVSDTIDLNAWHASWTRGGGEIQTVSSQ; this is encoded by the coding sequence ATGGCGACTAGCTTCCTCTTTAACGATCGTTTCAAAACACTCTCCACCGCCAAGCAGCGGAAAACCGCTGGCTTTACCTTGGTCGAACTGCTTGTCGTGATCGCGATCATCGGCATCCTAGTCGGCTTGTTGCTGCCAGCCGTGCAAGCGGCCCGCGAAGCCGCTCGGCGGATGCAGTGCGGCAACAATATGAAGCAGCTCGGCTTGGCGTTGCACAACTACGCGTCGACCTATAACGAAGCCTTCCCGAACAACGGCTGGTCCTATACCGGTGGCTATCCCGCCGACTTCTCGCCGTTTGCCAAGCTGCTGGCTTACGTGGAACAAGAGAACCTGCAGAACCTTATCGATTTCAACATCTACATGGGCCATCCGGCGATCGCAGATCTCCCCCTGGAATTGCGAACCGCAGCGGCGACGCGCGTCCCCACGTTTGAATGTCCCAGCGATGTCGGAGCCGACCTGCACTCGATGACTCTACCCTCGGGGACGGTGATCGACGTCGCGGGAACCAGTTATGCGATGAACCAAGGGAGCGGGATGGACGGCGCGTTCCATCCGGGCAACGGCACGCCATCGAACGGATTGTGCTGGATCGGATCGAAGATCAAATTCCGCGACGTAATCGATGGGACCAGCAACACGATCGCGTTTGCCGAGACGACGATCGGAGTCGGCACCGACATCGCTTCGCCAACGCCGATCCAAGACGTCCGCCAATACCGCGCCAACACGTCGACAGTCGACGTCGCGACCGTGAATCTCGCCAATTCGAGCGGACTCAGCGGAGTGCAAGGGAGCATCACGTCGTGGCGTGGAGATCGAAACCACTACTGGCTGCGGGGCAGTGTTCCCAGCGGCCCCGTCATGAACGGCAGCCTGACGCCCAACAGCGAGGTCCCCGACATGGTGGTCGGTTCGTCGAAGATGACAGCGGCTCGCAGCTACCACCCTGGTGTCGCCGTCGTTTGCCTGGTCGACGGAAGCGTCCGCAACGTCAGCGACACGATCGATCTCAATGCATGGCACGCCAGCTGGACTCGCGGCGGTGGCGAGATCCAAACGGTCTCCAGCCAATAA
- the groL gene encoding chaperonin GroEL (60 kDa chaperone family; promotes refolding of misfolded polypeptides especially under stressful conditions; forms two stacked rings of heptamers to form a barrel-shaped 14mer; ends can be capped by GroES; misfolded proteins enter the barrel where they are refolded when GroES binds): MAKIIAFEQEAREAIRRGVSKLARAVKVTLGPKGRNVIIQKSFGSPTVTKDGVSVAKEIDLEDVYENMGARMVREVASKTSDVAGDGTTTATVMAEAIFNEGLKAVVAGVNPIQMKRGIEQAVVDITEQLKKMAIKVKSKEDMANVATVASNNDREIGSLLADAMEKVGKDGVITVDEGKSLHTEQEWVEGMQFDRGYLSPYFVTDSTTMQAVLEDAYILVFEKKISNIKDLVPVLEQVVQQSKPLLIVAEDVDGEALATLVINRLRGTFNCVAVKAPGYGDRRKAMMEDIAILTGGEAIFEALGTKLENVGIAQLGRAKKIIVDKDNTTVIEGAGKSSEIKGRIEQIRREIDNSSSDYDKEKLEERLAKLAGGVAKVNVGAATESEMKEKKARVEDALHATRAAVEEGILPGGGVALLRASSKVKPGEISDDELVGYNIVVRACRAPLTMISENAGQDGGVVCEKVLGSKGNYGYNALTDTYEDLVSAGVIDPTKVTRTALGNAASVATLLLTSDALIAEKPKDGKAGGHGGDHDMY, translated from the coding sequence ATGGCAAAAATCATCGCATTTGAGCAAGAGGCACGCGAAGCGATTCGTCGCGGCGTGAGCAAGTTGGCGCGAGCCGTTAAAGTGACTTTGGGTCCTAAGGGACGCAACGTCATCATCCAAAAGAGCTTTGGCAGCCCAACCGTCACCAAGGACGGTGTTTCGGTCGCCAAGGAGATCGATCTCGAGGACGTCTATGAAAACATGGGCGCTCGCATGGTTCGCGAAGTTGCCAGCAAGACCAGCGACGTCGCCGGCGATGGTACCACCACCGCTACCGTGATGGCCGAAGCGATCTTCAACGAAGGCCTCAAGGCTGTCGTCGCGGGTGTCAATCCGATCCAGATGAAGCGCGGTATCGAGCAAGCAGTTGTCGACATCACCGAGCAACTGAAGAAGATGGCAATCAAGGTCAAGAGCAAGGAAGACATGGCGAACGTCGCCACCGTTGCTTCGAACAACGATCGCGAAATCGGTAGCCTGTTGGCCGACGCGATGGAAAAAGTCGGCAAAGACGGCGTGATCACCGTCGACGAAGGCAAGAGCCTGCACACCGAGCAGGAATGGGTCGAAGGTATGCAGTTCGACCGCGGCTACCTGTCGCCTTACTTCGTCACCGATTCGACCACCATGCAAGCCGTCCTCGAAGACGCTTACATCTTGGTCTTCGAGAAGAAGATCTCCAACATCAAGGACCTGGTTCCTGTCCTGGAACAAGTCGTTCAACAAAGCAAGCCTCTGTTGATCGTCGCTGAAGACGTCGACGGCGAAGCGTTGGCGACCTTGGTCATCAACCGCCTGCGTGGCACGTTCAACTGCGTTGCCGTCAAGGCTCCTGGTTACGGCGACCGTCGCAAGGCGATGATGGAAGATATCGCGATCCTGACCGGTGGCGAAGCGATCTTCGAAGCCTTGGGTACCAAGTTGGAAAACGTCGGCATCGCTCAACTTGGCCGCGCCAAGAAGATCATCGTCGACAAGGACAACACCACCGTGATCGAAGGTGCTGGCAAGAGCAGCGAGATCAAGGGACGCATCGAGCAGATCCGTCGCGAAATCGATAACTCGTCTAGCGATTACGATAAGGAAAAGCTGGAAGAGCGTTTGGCCAAGTTGGCTGGCGGTGTCGCCAAGGTCAACGTTGGTGCTGCGACCGAAAGCGAAATGAAAGAGAAGAAGGCTCGCGTCGAAGATGCGTTGCACGCGACTCGCGCTGCCGTTGAAGAAGGCATCCTGCCAGGTGGTGGCGTCGCTCTGTTGCGTGCCAGCAGCAAGGTCAAGCCAGGCGAGATCTCCGACGACGAACTCGTCGGTTACAACATCGTCGTGCGTGCTTGCCGCGCTCCTTTGACGATGATCTCCGAAAACGCTGGCCAAGATGGCGGCGTCGTCTGCGAAAAGGTCCTCGGATCCAAGGGCAACTACGGTTACAACGCCCTGACCGACACCTACGAAGACCTGGTTTCGGCCGGCGTCATCGACCCGACCAAGGTGACTCGCACCGCGCTGGGCAATGCTGCCAGCGTCGCGACGCTGTTGCTGACCAGCGACGCGTTGATCGCCGAGAAGCCGAAGGATGGCAAAGCCGGCGGACACGGCGGCGACCACGATATGTACTAA